A genomic segment from Anas platyrhynchos isolate ZD024472 breed Pekin duck chromosome 5, IASCAAS_PekinDuck_T2T, whole genome shotgun sequence encodes:
- the LOC140002606 gene encoding death-inducer obliterator 1-like: protein MKPEELVSKELFAWKEKPAKAMLESRNKSHEIKKAAVKREQVPDVNMEDSPPVSDSDEQQKSTQTVQNVNSAPSLDVFSSMCKDTTNEHRAHLFDLNCKICTVTDNRYKSRYRRIMFDLDDPKNQTFSLLNSNQKHFKINFVGQISASEDELPPKKIKLMASAKKAVSKSKPEVQRKYESSAPAAAAEPAKEAASENTEETEVAPAAEAVSQSSLERTYIPTTQGHDNTDTSSEEPSTFPASCTGAVVSTVTVSGREPRTPMSGSSGTTTTALRSGTASGEVLTGETKQEMSKPVMTVPKSILTKPSSSADPRYLAVHQSPNISVAEPRSPQGSDTSLFLSRLNTIWKGFINLQSVAKFITKAYPVSGCFDYLSEDLPDTIHIGGKISPKAVWDYVGKLKSSLCKELFLIRLIRFHPATEEEEVAYISLYSYFSSRRCFGVVTNNNRHVKNLYLIPLSSKDPIPSNLLPFKGPGLESSRPNLILGLVICQKGKRLATTMDTDKIEKKRSRIQVQEETETSLYSKGPVASSQEKKTPKYTLYSGDSAVSTTLPGSPPPPPPLPVPETSSVTPSVLKIPSSTKSGTTSTVPPPVSATASTSATATHSSSSETTTPVEYIPQTLFGKKKTFEPLAKETETVQSSDQEAKAAVDGGVSAVPLLDPIVQQFGQMSKDKAIEDEEDDRPYDTEEEDDPEKAFEMQTGESKKLYSVEKPSNTAELKDEAYDLEDKTILEEAKVTVNDLPNKMYTDTKNTSVETPASYVPDLSASSSLVELQKMLEELNKQLEEQKRQTEEQEEALRQQRAAVGVSVAHFSVSDALMSPPPKSSLIETELFHQDQEAAQKVDLPSSSNQQAQVLNQSCDPQASFPNTLQTSLGKEDKTLIPATQLSYGGDNWVSSEKPPAVLQKEAPNSKFENTVQVTLENVSQAVSAEPSTSRPLRKVLLPTPPSTSFQPNFSTSNDSQSLQDMHKVSWSNKANPMFTSQEKGPGHFEPDRGLSAVQYEEQRNPQPHQFVEQTESPPVQGEGGPLPQHFEENRAGGPFSLSGQKGGPPAPLMLNAHGGPHGANFRGPAPQFSEEHVSPNNDGQRGSAPGRFGSQKGPIPSLFSTQHGPQSPQNMKPTPRPLLDLPSHPPGHRKETWEEAGPSAPLSGIPGQGPESEGQWSGSDFREGKNLEFRGQTFEGRQRERYEGGSKDKVLDQPEPQQADNRQSRPFEERQRDREHGRPWERDRGRNWNRDRDWERHRDKEWDKNRDRNQRDRERSRSRDRDRDRDRDRDRSREKERDRDRDRDRERGKDRKDRSKSREIGKEMKPETPKEGQKPTEAEASSSTNQS, encoded by the exons ATGAAACCCGAAGAACTTGTATCTAAAGAACTGTTTGcatggaaggagaaaccagccaaagcg atgttagagtcaagaaacaaatcacacgagatcaagaaagcagctgtaaaacgggaacaagtgccagatgtaaatatggaagactctcccccggtgtctgattctgat gagcagcagaagtcaacccaaactgtacaaaatgtaaatagtgctccttctctagacgtttttagcagtatgtgtaaggatacaacaaatgaacatcgagcccatctttttgacctgaactgcaaaatctgtacag ttacggaCAACCGATACAAGAGTAGATACCGTAGAATCATGTTCGATCTCGACGACCCAAAAAATcag accttttcattgttaaacagtaatcaaaaacactttaaaattaattttgtaggtcagatttcagcatctgaagatgaattaccaccgaagaagataaaattaatggcttctgctaaaaaagcagtgtcaaaatctaaaccagaagttcagcgaaaatatgaaagttctgcaccagcagcagcagcggagcctgctaaagaggcagcctctgaaaacacagaggaaaccgaagttgcacctgcagcagaagcagtttcccagtcaagcttagaaagaacttacattcctacaACCCAAGGCCATGACAACACAGATacttcatctgaagaaccttcgacttttcctgcctcttgcactggtgcagttgtctcaactgtaacagtttctggacgagagcctagaacaccaatgagcggctcctctggtactacgaccacagccctgcgttctggtactgcatctggtgaagttttaacaggggagacaaagcaggaaatgtcaaaaccagttatgactgtccccaaatcaatattaacaaagccatcgtcctcagcagatccaagatacttagctgttcatcagtcacccaatatcag cgttgctgagccacgctcacctcaaggcagcgatacttctctcttcctctctcgcctcaacaccatttggaaaggatttattaatctgcagagtgtggccaaatttatcactaaagcatatcctgtctccgggtgctttgattatcttagtgag gatttaccagacacgattcatattggtgggaagatctcaccgaaggcagtctgggattatgttggcaaactcaaatcttcactttgtaag gaattgtttttgattcgtttgattcgtttccatcctgccacagaagaagaagaagttgcctatatctctctctactccTATTTTAGCAGTCGTcgttgttttggtgttgtaactaataacaacagacatgtcaagaatctctacctgatcccactgagttctaaggacccaattccttccaacctcttgccctttaagggaccag gtctcgagtcttcacgtccgaatttaattcttggattggttatctgtcagaaagggaagcgtcttgctactaccatggatacagacaaaatagagaaaaagcgcagccgaattcaggtgcaagaggaaacagaaacatcgctgtactctaaggggccagtagcttcttcacaagaaaagaaaactccgaaatacacactgtattcgggagactcagctgtaagtacaacactacctggatctcctccacctccacccccacttcccgttccagaaacctcatcagttacaccttcagtattaaaaataccgtcctcgactaagagtggaaccacaagtactgtaccaccaccagtttcagctaccgcttctacaagtgctactgctacGCATTCTTCATCCTCAGAAACTACCACACCTGTTGAGTACATCCCccagacactttttggtaaaaagaagacttttgaacctcttgctaaggagactgaaaCTGTCCAGTCTTCAGatcaggaagctaaagcagctgtggatggaggtgtgtcagctgttcctttgctagatcccattgtacaacagtttggacagatgtcaaaagacaaagctatagaagatgaggaggatgacaggccatacgataccgaagaagaagatgatccagagaaagcttttgaaatgcagaccggtgaaagcaaaaaactgtatagtgtggagaagcccagtaacacagcagaactaaaggacgaggcctatgatctggaagacaaaactatcttggaggaagcaaaagttacggttaatgatttacctaacaaaatgtatacagacactaaaaacacttccgtggaaacacctgcctcgtatgtgccagatttatctgcgtcttcatccttggtggaactgcaaaaaatgttagaagaattaaacaaacaattagaagagcagaaacgacaaactgaggagcaagaagaagccctcagacaacaacgagcagctgttggtgtttcagtggctcacttctcggtgtctgatgctttaatgtcacctccaccaaaatcttccctaatagagactgaattgttccatcaggaccaagaggctgcgcaaaaagtagatttaccttcatcttccaatcagcaagcacaagttttaaaccagagctgtgaccctcaagcgagttttccaaacactttgcagacttcacttggtaaggaagataaaactttaattcctgctactcagcttagttacggtggtgataactgggtttccagtgaaaagcctcctgcagtgctccaaaaagaggcCCCTAATAGCaagtttgaaaatactgttcaagttactttggaaaatgtgagtcaagcagtttctgcagaaccttctacatccaggcctttacgtaaagtgctgcttccgacacctccaagtacgtcttttcagcctaatttctccacatctaatgacagtcagtctttgcaagatatgcacaaagtatcctggtcaaacaaggcaaatccaatgtttacttctcaggaaaagggacctggtcactttgaaccagacaggggtctttctgcggtgcaatacgaagaacaaagaaaccctcagcctcatcaatttgtagaacaaactgaatctccaccagttcagggtgagggtggacctctcccacagcactttgaggagaaccgagctggaggtccgttttctttgtctgggcagaaaggaggacctccagcaccactgatgctcaatgcacacggaggacctcatggagctaattttagaggcccagcgccacagttctcagaagagcatgtttctccaaataacgatggacaaagaggatctgcccctggaagatttggaagtcaaaagggtcccattccttccttattttctacacagcatggaccacagtcgccacaaaatatgaagccaaccccaagaccactcctggaccttcccagtcatccaccaggccacagaaaggagacgtgggaggaagctgggccgtctgcacctctttctggtattcctgggcaagggcccgagtcagaaggacagtggtcaggatctgacttccgagaaggcaaaaatcttgaatttagaggccagacatttgaagggagacagagagagagatacgaaggaggaagtaaagacaaggttttagatcagccagagcctcagcaagcagataatcgacaaagcagaccctttgaggaaagacaaagggatcgagaacatggcagaccttgggaaagagaccgtggcagaaactggaacagagacagggactgggagagacacagagacaaagaatgggataaaaacagagacagaaaccaacgtgacagagaacgatcaagaagcagagacagagatcgtgacagagaccgagaccgggatcgaagcagggaaaaagagcgaGATCGAGACAGAGATCGAgatcgtgaaagaggaaaagatcggaaagatcgcagtaaaagtagggagatcggtaaagagatgaagccagaaacacctaaggaaggtcagaaaccaacagaagcagaagcttcatcttccactaatcagtcatag